In Actinomadura citrea, a single window of DNA contains:
- a CDS encoding TcpE family conjugal transfer membrane protein codes for MDLPTYTNIWRIEKRLYKLYDLRLPMPLPLVQIGVFLGVFVPWILLLRLVGIPFASPWHVLYIVPPGVLTWLATRPVIEGKRLTELLLSQGRYLAEPRTWCRLTPIQEPREVVIVARVWRRAGSPAPAAAMERAAIKTRRRGRRRAAEPEPAAAPAATPVLIPRPAVAAAPPSLVEYAAQREPVPAAPIALAPEPVPQAAVAPPAAPEPVVPPKAWRRTSRDISHEDDVLAFPAGVEQPPATPRLEVPPPGPPPGSGKRALASGVRRPGEQAEFWQAVPVGDTRPDIPQQPRPDDRRAAEEIAGAPEPPPREDEQAPAAPSVRWVRPVEPGDGVTRQPPAEPDQVHAAEGERVRATQAFNGEPGDRKVAGARTPQRATPAPQPPAATRPDIPMVPGAFGAQPPRPYGRPQQQRAAEPVPPPTPPEQPHAPSEQTPAQPEQPAARAESPAPSERSATPLELPAARPEQGTTPPERPSARPEEPAAHSERPASPEQPHAPVERPAAQPVRPPVPPEPRPGWTVRPPAAPPERETARPELPAASAEQAAARPVPPPQVPPARPAAPPEQPGVLREPPRPWSKGLSKPQRPQAPEPVSPPAQDVPPVEPPRLAEPPRPVEPPRPVEEEAPPREVRSQPASPVRPRPLPPPPSPPPSGPAITPPGPEHEVTSGGLRRLIHAVGGGHGEVDADYQQRIQQPFHGTRHVVVLGCTGGAGQTVTALMLGHTFAQHNGEPVVAIDVNPGPGALARRTRSDTNETLTGLITRADQVSSLTAMRRYTSQAKSGLDVIAAGKNPLQALDDRDYALAIRTIDKFYSVTLLDAAAAVVARVLPYADQIVLVAPASADAPRAVAMTFEWLDGHGYEELRSRAVTVINGVSRRSMDDVEQAEAVARGRCRALVRIPWDDHLSMDRAPRNELKSLRTPTRRAYLALAGVVAGGFTVMPERYQELQQEQEATR; via the coding sequence GTGGATCTACCCACGTACACGAACATCTGGCGCATCGAGAAGCGGCTGTACAAGCTGTACGACCTGCGGCTTCCGATGCCGCTGCCGCTGGTCCAGATCGGCGTCTTCCTCGGCGTGTTCGTGCCGTGGATCCTGCTGCTCCGGCTGGTCGGCATCCCCTTCGCGTCCCCCTGGCACGTGCTCTACATCGTCCCGCCGGGCGTGCTCACGTGGCTGGCGACGCGCCCCGTCATCGAGGGCAAGAGGCTCACCGAGCTGCTGCTCTCCCAGGGCCGCTACCTCGCCGAACCCCGCACCTGGTGCCGCCTCACCCCCATCCAGGAGCCCCGCGAGGTCGTCATCGTGGCCCGCGTCTGGCGGCGCGCCGGGAGCCCCGCCCCGGCCGCCGCCATGGAACGTGCCGCGATCAAGACCCGCCGCCGCGGCCGCAGGCGCGCTGCCGAGCCGGAACCCGCCGCGGCCCCCGCCGCGACCCCGGTCCTGATCCCGCGCCCCGCCGTCGCCGCCGCGCCGCCGTCCCTGGTCGAGTACGCGGCCCAGCGCGAACCGGTCCCCGCCGCTCCGATCGCCCTCGCCCCCGAGCCCGTCCCGCAGGCCGCCGTCGCCCCGCCCGCCGCGCCCGAACCCGTCGTCCCGCCCAAGGCGTGGCGCCGCACGAGCCGGGACATCTCGCACGAGGACGACGTCCTGGCCTTCCCCGCCGGCGTCGAGCAGCCCCCGGCGACGCCGCGGCTGGAGGTTCCCCCGCCCGGCCCGCCCCCCGGCTCCGGCAAGCGCGCCCTGGCCTCCGGCGTCCGCCGGCCGGGCGAGCAGGCCGAGTTCTGGCAGGCCGTCCCGGTCGGCGACACCCGTCCGGACATCCCCCAGCAGCCCCGCCCCGACGACCGCAGGGCCGCCGAGGAGATCGCGGGCGCCCCCGAACCGCCCCCGCGCGAGGACGAGCAGGCCCCCGCGGCGCCGAGCGTCCGTTGGGTGCGCCCCGTCGAACCGGGCGACGGCGTCACGCGGCAGCCGCCCGCCGAGCCCGACCAGGTCCACGCCGCCGAGGGCGAGCGCGTGCGCGCGACGCAGGCGTTCAACGGAGAGCCCGGCGACAGGAAGGTCGCCGGCGCGCGCACCCCGCAACGAGCGACCCCGGCCCCCCAACCCCCCGCGGCCACCCGCCCGGACATCCCCATGGTCCCCGGCGCCTTCGGCGCCCAGCCTCCCCGGCCCTACGGCCGGCCCCAGCAACAGCGTGCGGCGGAGCCGGTGCCGCCCCCCACGCCCCCGGAACAGCCGCACGCGCCTTCGGAGCAGACTCCTGCGCAGCCGGAGCAGCCCGCCGCGCGGGCGGAGTCGCCCGCCCCGTCGGAGCGGTCTGCCACGCCGCTGGAGCTGCCCGCCGCGCGGCCGGAGCAGGGCACCACGCCGCCGGAGCGGCCTTCTGCGCGACCGGAGGAGCCTGCCGCGCACTCCGAGCGGCCCGCTTCACCGGAGCAGCCGCACGCGCCTGTAGAGCGGCCCGCCGCGCAGCCGGTGCGGCCTCCGGTGCCGCCTGAGCCGCGTCCCGGGTGGACGGTGCGGCCGCCCGCCGCGCCTCCGGAGCGGGAGACCGCGCGGCCCGAGCTGCCCGCCGCGTCGGCCGAGCAGGCCGCCGCGCGGCCCGTGCCGCCGCCGCAGGTGCCGCCGGCGCGTCCCGCCGCGCCGCCGGAGCAGCCCGGGGTCCTGCGGGAGCCGCCCAGGCCCTGGTCGAAGGGGCTGTCCAAGCCGCAGCGGCCGCAGGCTCCCGAGCCGGTGTCGCCGCCCGCGCAGGACGTGCCGCCCGTGGAGCCGCCCCGTCTGGCGGAGCCTCCGCGTCCAGTGGAGCCCCCGCGTCCGGTGGAGGAGGAGGCGCCGCCGCGGGAGGTGCGGTCGCAGCCCGCGTCGCCCGTCCGACCCCGCCCGCTGCCGCCGCCGCCTTCGCCCCCGCCGTCGGGTCCGGCGATCACGCCGCCCGGTCCCGAGCACGAGGTGACGTCCGGCGGGCTGCGGCGGCTCATCCACGCGGTGGGCGGCGGGCACGGTGAGGTCGACGCCGACTACCAGCAGCGGATCCAGCAGCCGTTCCACGGGACGCGGCACGTCGTCGTGCTCGGCTGCACCGGCGGCGCCGGGCAGACCGTCACGGCGCTGATGCTGGGGCACACGTTCGCGCAGCACAACGGCGAGCCGGTCGTGGCGATCGACGTCAACCCCGGGCCGGGCGCGCTCGCGCGGCGCACCCGCAGCGACACCAACGAGACGCTGACCGGGCTCATCACGCGCGCCGACCAGGTCTCCAGCCTCACCGCGATGCGCCGGTACACCTCGCAGGCCAAGTCCGGCCTCGACGTCATCGCGGCGGGCAAGAACCCGCTGCAGGCGCTCGACGACCGCGACTACGCCCTCGCGATCCGCACGATCGACAAGTTCTACTCGGTGACGCTGCTCGACGCGGCCGCCGCCGTGGTGGCGCGCGTCCTGCCGTACGCCGACCAGATCGTCCTCGTCGCCCCGGCGAGCGCCGACGCGCCCCGCGCCGTCGCGATGACGTTCGAGTGGCTGGACGGCCACGGCTACGAGGAGCTGCGGTCCCGCGCGGTGACGGTCATCAACGGGGTGAGCCGCCGCAGCATGGACGACGTCGAGCAGGCCGAGGCCGTGGCGCGGGGCCGCTGCCGGGCGCTGGTGCGCATCCCGTGGGATGATCACCTGAGCATGGACCGCGCGCCGCGCAACGAGCTGAAGTCGTTGCGCACGCCGACGCGGCGTGCCTATCTTGCCCTCGCCGGCGTCGTGGCCGGCGGCTTCACCGTCATGCCCGAGCGTTACCAGGAGCTTCAGCAGGAGCAGGAGGCCACCCGATGA
- a CDS encoding type IV secretion system protein: protein MMGSRDGTARLQRSPGEGLDRKALRRPRRRRAPRTRRSVMLLVVMALFMLGPLSPASASVPQLPNPLNDACSPADHPAPEQYGSGTDGMIKPPDYPDEKLRKTPVEKLTYYDRYGTAGQTWYAVDMGCSDAMSMMGNAIANTVFTLVRTVDRTTISVYQAAASESLLSWLKDTVDGVITNVGKTFNARYWSWVVILGAMWLAWWGLVRKRASKVTEGVIWMVAAMVALVWLIARPADFTTLGTKVSEATSAAFSAALPPSDTKGGTCVPVPEGKPDPATSESMDATSRNANALWVALVCKPWLQGEFGTSDPNAKIIKQNADKLLWAQAVDLPETYGTNKVDLGKKGDAYKDVTKDIKDNHPQNYALFQGKDWQNRLGVSLIALFAALVAGLLILVIALALIVVKIAFLLLLVAGPIFLGIGIHPGVGRVIAVRWLELLLSMLLKQAALIGVLSLLLWAYSLILGETLPWGLQVVLIALVTFAAFVYRKPFQHLFSSVGYSAVGARGKGEAELGKSIAAARKSTEAMPPVAAYQMFRKAKNDPAMAAAVAGGVTGGGAVAGTVAAADRSAPGAGTEQSPEDAPVLAAKPRGAGAAAAQGRSRRGAPPLNLPTRAGALGDRRTDGARAAAVKPGGVTVAKGDGEDSGGGGGSGKGTVRPTSWAGRGGTGGGVSGGGGSGGSGGSGGGSGGSGGSGGSGGGGGWFSGGGRSSGSGSGRGRGRSGGGSGGSGGSGGSGGSGGGGWFSGGGNGGSGGSGGSGGGSGNVPRQRGRGGGAGGGRPSRPEPGGRQQPPPLWGRGGSNASPPIPFWLRPVDRRSGEPNRDE, encoded by the coding sequence ATGATGGGTTCCCGCGACGGGACGGCGCGCCTGCAGCGCTCGCCCGGCGAAGGACTCGACCGCAAGGCCCTGCGGCGCCCAAGGCGCCGCCGCGCGCCGCGCACCCGCCGCTCGGTGATGCTGCTGGTCGTCATGGCGCTGTTCATGCTGGGGCCGCTGTCGCCGGCGTCCGCGTCGGTCCCGCAGCTGCCGAACCCGCTGAACGACGCGTGCAGCCCGGCCGACCATCCGGCGCCCGAGCAGTACGGATCCGGGACGGACGGCATGATCAAGCCGCCCGACTACCCGGACGAGAAGCTGCGGAAGACGCCCGTCGAGAAGCTCACGTACTACGACCGGTACGGCACCGCCGGGCAGACCTGGTACGCGGTCGACATGGGCTGCTCGGACGCGATGTCGATGATGGGCAACGCGATCGCGAACACCGTGTTCACCCTCGTCCGGACGGTCGACCGGACGACGATCAGCGTCTACCAGGCGGCCGCGTCGGAGTCGCTGCTGAGCTGGCTGAAGGACACCGTCGACGGGGTCATCACCAACGTCGGCAAGACGTTCAACGCCCGCTACTGGTCGTGGGTGGTCATCCTCGGCGCGATGTGGCTGGCCTGGTGGGGTCTCGTCCGCAAGCGGGCGAGCAAGGTCACCGAGGGCGTGATCTGGATGGTCGCCGCGATGGTGGCGCTGGTCTGGCTGATCGCGCGGCCCGCCGACTTCACCACGCTCGGGACGAAGGTGTCCGAGGCGACCAGCGCCGCGTTCAGCGCCGCGCTGCCACCGAGCGACACCAAGGGCGGGACGTGCGTTCCCGTCCCCGAGGGCAAGCCCGACCCGGCGACGTCGGAGAGCATGGACGCGACGTCCCGCAACGCCAACGCGCTGTGGGTCGCGCTGGTCTGCAAGCCGTGGCTGCAGGGCGAGTTCGGCACCAGCGACCCCAACGCGAAGATCATCAAGCAGAACGCCGACAAGCTGCTCTGGGCCCAGGCGGTCGACCTTCCGGAGACCTACGGCACGAACAAGGTCGACCTGGGCAAGAAGGGTGACGCCTACAAGGACGTCACGAAGGACATCAAGGACAACCATCCCCAGAACTACGCGCTCTTCCAGGGCAAGGACTGGCAGAACCGGCTGGGAGTGTCGCTCATCGCGCTGTTCGCGGCGCTGGTCGCGGGCCTGCTCATCCTGGTCATCGCGCTCGCGCTGATCGTCGTGAAGATCGCGTTCCTGCTGCTCCTCGTCGCGGGGCCGATCTTCCTCGGGATCGGCATCCATCCGGGCGTCGGGCGCGTCATCGCCGTCCGCTGGCTCGAACTGCTGCTGTCCATGCTGCTGAAGCAGGCCGCGCTCATCGGGGTGCTCTCGCTGCTGCTGTGGGCGTACAGCCTGATCCTCGGCGAGACGCTGCCCTGGGGCCTGCAGGTGGTGCTGATCGCGCTGGTGACGTTCGCGGCGTTCGTGTACCGCAAGCCGTTCCAGCACCTGTTCTCCTCCGTCGGTTACTCGGCGGTCGGGGCGCGGGGCAAGGGCGAGGCGGAGCTCGGCAAGTCGATCGCGGCGGCCCGCAAGAGCACCGAGGCGATGCCGCCGGTGGCCGCCTACCAGATGTTCCGCAAGGCCAAGAACGACCCGGCGATGGCGGCCGCCGTCGCCGGCGGCGTGACGGGCGGCGGCGCGGTGGCCGGGACGGTGGCCGCGGCCGACCGGTCGGCGCCCGGCGCGGGCACGGAGCAGTCGCCCGAGGACGCGCCGGTGCTCGCGGCCAAGCCGCGCGGCGCGGGCGCCGCGGCGGCCCAGGGGCGCTCCAGGCGCGGTGCTCCTCCGCTGAACCTGCCGACCAGGGCGGGCGCCCTCGGCGACCGCCGCACGGACGGCGCCAGGGCGGCGGCCGTCAAGCCCGGCGGCGTCACCGTCGCGAAGGGCGACGGTGAGGACTCCGGAGGCGGAGGAGGGTCGGGCAAGGGCACCGTCCGTCCGACCTCCTGGGCGGGCCGCGGCGGAACCGGCGGCGGGGTCTCCGGTGGCGGCGGTTCGGGCGGCAGCGGCGGCTCGGGCGGCGGCTCCGGCGGCTCCGGCGGCTCGGGTGGCTCCGGCGGTGGCGGCGGCTGGTTCTCCGGCGGCGGACGCTCGTCCGGTTCTGGCTCCGGACGCGGCCGCGGGCGCTCGGGCGGTGGTTCTGGCGGCTCCGGTGGCTCCGGTGGTTCGGGTGGCTCCGGTGGCGGCGGCTGGTTCTCCGGCGGCGGCAACGGCGGCAGCGGCGGTTCGGGCGGTTCGGGCGGCGGCTCTGGGAACGTCCCCCGGCAGCGCGGCCGCGGCGGCGGCGCCGGGGGCGGAAGGCCCTCGCGTCCCGAGCCCGGCGGGCGGCAGCAGCCCCCGCCGCTGTGGGGCCGGGGCGGCTCCAACGCCAGCCCGCCGATCCCGTTCTGGCTGCGTCCGGTGGATCGCCGGTCCGGTGAGCCGAATCGGGACGAGTGA
- a CDS encoding NlpC/P60 family protein, giving the protein MSPRRLLLVGALGVAAVMFAALVFVPILFGASQFLFGGGIGGGGGCVNVAGAGAQPAAATDAKSVPADYLKLYQEAGRKYGIPWNLLAGVGKVETDHGRSTMPGVSSGENYAGAGGPMQFLAATFKAFAVDGDKDGKKDRYDPEDAIPTAAAYLKHNGAPERMRTAIFQYNHSWDYVDLVLDWAKRYAGGEFEAVQANGINCEDNELPANVGALVKTIIAFAMAQRGKPYVFGANGPDAYDCSSLIQAAYRQVGLNLPRTTFEQWPFGVKIAKGKEQPGDLVFFNSGPGTSADNPGHVGMVIGGGKMIVASCSACVPAIGVKTYKKANWIGVTRPLARPDFKKKVSELAARQ; this is encoded by the coding sequence ATGAGCCCGCGAAGGCTGCTGCTCGTCGGCGCTCTCGGCGTCGCGGCGGTGATGTTCGCGGCGCTGGTCTTCGTCCCGATCCTGTTCGGCGCGAGCCAGTTCCTGTTCGGCGGCGGGATCGGCGGTGGCGGCGGCTGCGTGAACGTCGCCGGCGCCGGCGCGCAGCCCGCGGCGGCCACCGACGCGAAGTCCGTCCCCGCCGACTACCTGAAGCTGTACCAGGAGGCCGGCAGGAAGTACGGCATCCCCTGGAACCTCCTGGCGGGCGTCGGCAAGGTCGAGACCGACCACGGCAGGTCGACGATGCCGGGCGTCTCCAGCGGGGAGAACTACGCGGGCGCGGGCGGTCCCATGCAGTTCCTGGCCGCGACGTTCAAGGCGTTCGCGGTGGACGGCGACAAGGACGGCAAGAAGGACCGCTACGACCCGGAGGACGCCATCCCGACGGCCGCCGCCTACCTCAAGCACAACGGCGCCCCCGAGCGCATGCGCACCGCGATCTTCCAGTACAACCACTCGTGGGACTACGTGGACCTCGTCCTGGACTGGGCGAAGCGCTACGCCGGCGGCGAGTTCGAGGCCGTCCAGGCGAACGGGATCAACTGCGAGGACAACGAGCTGCCCGCCAACGTCGGCGCCCTCGTCAAGACGATCATCGCGTTCGCGATGGCGCAGCGCGGCAAGCCGTACGTGTTCGGCGCGAACGGGCCGGACGCCTACGACTGCTCCAGCCTGATCCAGGCCGCCTACCGGCAGGTCGGGCTCAACCTCCCGCGCACGACGTTCGAGCAGTGGCCGTTCGGCGTGAAGATCGCCAAGGGCAAGGAGCAGCCCGGCGACCTGGTGTTCTTCAACTCCGGCCCCGGGACGTCGGCCGACAACCCCGGCCACGTCGGGATGGTCATCGGCGGGGGCAAGATGATCGTGGCGAGCTGCTCGGCGTGCGTGCCCGCGATCGGCGTGAAGACCTACAAGAAGGCGAACTGGATCGGGGTGACCCGCCCGCTCGCGCGGCCGGACTTCAAGAAGAAGGTGTCCGAGCTGGCCGCGCGGCAGTAG
- a CDS encoding conjugal transfer protein has translation MARRSAVGRGRDTAVVEETAAPGRALAASADPWDLPERGRGRSGGGSRGGGRWGGSGGRWWVWVGRAVLWALILVILVNGVRAPFERFTADDTPSGGGATSKAPKNAGFPSSAAGAFALQFANVYLNFDQKTAPAREAQLRTFLPDGADAQYGWNGVGRMQVQSVQVAGVDARDASNATVTLLARTADRWLRLAVPVYADRSGSLVVSARPALLPPPAKAQLPQDGVQDRDTSLETELQPFLGTFFQEYANGNQAALSRFSNGTTIAGLAKSVIFVQVKEVVAPKGPGGSRTVTATVVWQPAGGGGGELEQSYQLAMVKKGTTWLVQDIRGTTQPNAS, from the coding sequence ATGGCTCGCAGGTCGGCCGTGGGACGCGGCCGTGACACCGCCGTAGTCGAGGAGACCGCGGCGCCCGGACGGGCGCTCGCGGCGTCCGCCGACCCGTGGGACCTGCCCGAGCGCGGCCGCGGACGGTCCGGCGGCGGCTCGCGCGGCGGTGGCCGCTGGGGCGGATCCGGTGGGCGATGGTGGGTCTGGGTCGGCCGCGCCGTGCTGTGGGCCCTGATCCTCGTCATCCTCGTCAACGGCGTCCGCGCCCCGTTCGAGCGCTTCACCGCCGACGACACGCCCAGCGGAGGGGGCGCCACGTCCAAGGCGCCGAAGAACGCGGGGTTCCCCAGCAGCGCCGCGGGCGCGTTCGCCCTCCAGTTCGCCAACGTCTACCTCAACTTCGACCAGAAGACCGCGCCCGCCCGCGAGGCGCAGCTGCGTACCTTCCTGCCCGACGGCGCCGACGCCCAGTACGGCTGGAACGGCGTCGGCAGGATGCAGGTGCAGTCCGTCCAGGTCGCCGGCGTCGACGCCCGCGACGCCAGCAACGCCACCGTGACGCTCCTCGCCCGCACCGCCGACCGCTGGCTCCGCCTCGCCGTCCCGGTGTACGCCGACCGGAGCGGCTCGCTGGTCGTCTCCGCCCGTCCCGCCCTGCTCCCCCCACCGGCCAAGGCGCAGCTTCCCCAGGACGGGGTCCAAGACCGCGACACCTCCCTCGAAACCGAACTTCAGCCCTTCCTCGGCACCTTCTTCCAGGAGTACGCGAACGGCAACCAGGCGGCCCTGTCCCGCTTCTCCAACGGGACGACCATCGCGGGGCTGGCCAAGTCCGTCATCTTCGTACAGGTCAAGGAGGTCGTCGCGCCGAAGGGGCCCGGTGGCTCGCGCACCGTCACCGCGACCGTGGTGTGGCAGCCGGCCGGGGGCGGCGGTGGTGAGCTCGAGCAGAGCTACCAGCTCGCCATGGTGAAGAAGGGGACGACCTGGCTCGTCCAGGACATTCGCGGCACCACACAACCGAACGCGTCATGA
- a CDS encoding ATP-binding protein, whose translation MSKSSRLAVRYFDDRVLLTDSAAWAYFRLPTVSYEFTTGEEREALATNITIALAGIRMQDAEVHLRIGHRTYPAAEWALALDGTSDGGSGWREYLEETYAHVWAKDFWTKEVYLGVRLGPRGMGAQLSGGVLPQLLRAYKRSESVLGVHDDAVDKKEIARWTEQADRIGRALGGSALYARHATSTEVAWLFQHAVTGSLADPPPSAVARRTWGKGEIEALVEGAIHNGRSYLRIEQPNFTGAGGGATAASYVAYLSFARFPDMMPFPDGEPWLHYADALPFPVEISARMKLIPPAKASKDVSRKLAHARDMDQHIREAGAEAPIALAEQIDAARMLEHGITKERLPFVYGWHRLIVSAPTEELLAQRVDAVVEHYRDIGIDVVNSTGDQFSLFLESLPGDQIRLNAYAQRQPLRTIAGGMPVATVDLGDRSDDEGEGWVGPYIGESLGRARAIVHFDPLVAAARNRPTAVAITGEPGGGKTTLALLLIYQMALRGVTIAAIDPKGDAESLVELLKARGRKARILPLGSAAPGLLDPFSFGDDLATMKTMATETLRLLLPRMSEERESAMIQAVGAVANAERPSLGRVVDHLEAADDPASKNLGAVLRSMSEMRLARLCFDPSGGERIDTAGWTTVFTLGGLTLPDVTISREDYSYEQRLSVALMYLVSQFARRLMHGLDRRVPKAIFLDEAWAITSTPEGAKLVPEVSRMGRSRNTALILVSQNAGDLLNEQVTNCLSSVFSFRSTERVEVGNVMSLLGVEASDEHKAVLRNLGNGECIFRDLDGRAGRIGVDLISEELQRWLDTNPTRSRPGTSELTAAGAEVEEVSR comes from the coding sequence ATGAGCAAGTCGAGCCGGCTGGCCGTGCGGTACTTCGACGACCGCGTCCTGCTGACCGACAGCGCCGCGTGGGCGTACTTCCGGCTCCCCACGGTGTCCTACGAGTTCACGACCGGTGAGGAGCGCGAGGCGCTCGCCACCAACATCACCATCGCGCTGGCGGGCATCCGCATGCAGGACGCCGAGGTCCACCTGCGGATCGGGCACCGGACGTATCCGGCGGCGGAGTGGGCGCTGGCGCTGGACGGGACGTCCGACGGCGGCTCCGGGTGGCGTGAGTACCTGGAGGAGACCTACGCCCACGTGTGGGCGAAGGACTTCTGGACCAAGGAGGTCTACCTCGGGGTGCGGCTCGGTCCGCGCGGCATGGGCGCGCAGCTTTCGGGCGGCGTCCTGCCCCAGCTCCTCAGGGCCTACAAGCGCAGCGAGAGCGTCCTCGGCGTGCACGACGACGCGGTCGACAAGAAGGAGATCGCGCGCTGGACCGAGCAGGCCGACCGGATCGGCCGCGCGCTCGGCGGCTCCGCCCTGTACGCCAGGCACGCCACCTCCACCGAGGTCGCGTGGCTGTTCCAGCACGCGGTGACCGGGTCCCTGGCCGATCCGCCGCCGTCCGCCGTCGCGCGCCGGACGTGGGGCAAGGGCGAGATCGAGGCGCTGGTGGAGGGCGCCATCCACAACGGGCGCTCCTACCTGCGGATCGAGCAGCCCAACTTCACCGGGGCGGGCGGCGGCGCCACCGCCGCGTCGTACGTCGCGTACCTGTCGTTCGCGCGGTTCCCCGACATGATGCCGTTCCCCGACGGCGAGCCCTGGCTCCACTACGCCGACGCGCTGCCGTTCCCCGTCGAGATCAGCGCGCGGATGAAGCTGATCCCCCCGGCGAAGGCGTCCAAGGACGTCTCGCGCAAGCTCGCGCACGCCCGCGACATGGACCAGCACATCCGGGAGGCGGGCGCGGAGGCGCCGATCGCGCTCGCGGAGCAGATCGACGCCGCCCGGATGCTGGAGCACGGCATCACCAAGGAGCGGCTGCCGTTCGTCTACGGGTGGCACCGGCTGATCGTGTCGGCGCCGACCGAGGAACTCCTCGCGCAGCGCGTGGACGCCGTCGTGGAGCACTACCGCGACATCGGCATCGACGTCGTCAACTCGACCGGCGACCAGTTCTCGCTGTTCCTGGAGTCGCTGCCCGGCGACCAGATCCGGCTGAACGCCTACGCGCAGCGCCAGCCGCTGCGCACCATCGCGGGCGGCATGCCGGTCGCGACCGTCGACCTCGGCGACCGCTCCGACGACGAGGGCGAGGGCTGGGTCGGCCCCTACATCGGCGAGTCGCTCGGCCGGGCCCGCGCCATCGTGCACTTCGACCCGCTCGTCGCCGCGGCGCGCAACCGCCCCACGGCCGTGGCGATCACCGGCGAGCCCGGCGGCGGCAAGACCACGCTCGCCCTGCTGCTGATCTACCAGATGGCGCTGCGCGGCGTCACCATCGCGGCGATCGACCCGAAGGGCGACGCCGAGTCGCTCGTGGAGCTGCTCAAGGCGCGGGGCAGGAAGGCGCGCATCCTGCCGCTCGGCTCGGCGGCGCCCGGCCTGCTCGACCCGTTCTCCTTCGGCGACGACCTCGCCACCATGAAGACGATGGCGACCGAGACGCTGCGGCTGCTGCTGCCGCGGATGTCGGAGGAGCGCGAGTCCGCGATGATCCAGGCGGTCGGCGCGGTCGCCAACGCCGAGCGTCCGTCGCTCGGCCGCGTCGTCGACCACCTGGAGGCCGCCGACGATCCGGCCTCCAAGAACCTCGGCGCGGTGCTGCGCTCGATGTCGGAGATGCGGCTCGCGCGGCTGTGCTTCGACCCGTCCGGCGGCGAGCGCATCGACACCGCCGGCTGGACGACCGTGTTCACGCTCGGCGGGCTCACCCTGCCGGACGTCACGATCTCGCGGGAGGACTACTCCTACGAGCAGCGGCTGTCGGTCGCGCTGATGTACCTGGTGTCGCAGTTCGCGCGGCGGCTGATGCACGGCCTCGACCGGCGGGTCCCGAAGGCCATCTTCCTGGACGAGGCGTGGGCGATCACCTCGACGCCCGAGGGCGCCAAGCTGGTGCCCGAGGTGTCGCGGATGGGACGCTCCCGCAACACCGCGCTGATCCTGGTCTCCCAGAACGCGGGGGACCTGCTGAACGAGCAGGTGACGAACTGCCTGTCCTCGGTGTTCTCGTTCCGCTCCACCGAGCGGGTCGAGGTCGGAAACGTCATGTCCCTACTCGGGGTCGAGGCGTCCGACGAGCACAAGGCCGTGCTGCGCAACCTCGGCAACGGCGAATGCATCTTCCGTGACCTCGACGGCCGAGCGGGGCGCATCGGCGTCGACCTGATCTCCGAGGAACTGCAGCGTTGGCTCGACACCAACCCGACCCGGTCCCGTCCGGGCACGTCCGAACTCACCGCCGCGGGGGCCGAGGTCGAGGAGGTCTCCCGATGA